A region of Homo sapiens chromosome X, GRCh38.p14 Primary Assembly DNA encodes the following proteins:
- the ZIC3 gene encoding zinc finger protein ZIC 3 isoform 1 (isoform 1 is encoded by transcript variant 1) — translation MTMLLDGGPQFPGLGVGSFGAPRHHEMPNREPAGMGLNPFGDSTHAAAAAAAAAAFKLSPAAAHDLSSGQSSAFTPQGSGYANALGHHHHHHHHHHHTSQVPSYGGAASAAFNSTREFLFRQRSSGLSEAASGGGQHGLFAGSASSLHAPAGIPEPPSYLLFPGLHEQGAGHPSPTGHVDNNQVHLGLRGELFGRADPYRPVASPRTDPYAAGAQFPNYSPMNMNMGVNVAAHHGPGAFFRYMRQPIKQELSCKWIDEAQLSRPKKSCDRTFSTMHELVTHVTMEHVGGPEQNNHVCYWEECPREGKSFKAKYKLVNHIRVHTGEKPFPCPFPGCGKIFARSENLKIHKRTHTGEKPFKCEFEGCDRRFANSSDRKKHMHVHTSDKPYICKVCDKSYTHPSSLRKHMKVHESQGSDSSPAASSGYESSTPPAIASANSKDTTKTPSAVQTSTSHNPGLPPNFNEWYV, via the exons ATGACGATGCTCCTGGACGGAGGCCCGCAGTTCCCTGGGCTGGGAGTGGGCAGCTTCGGCGCGCCGCGCCACCACGAGATGCCCAACCGTGAGCCGGCAGGCATGGGGCTGAATCCCTTCGGGGACTCAACccacgccgccgccgccgccgccgccgccgctgccttCAAGCTGAGCCCTGCCGCGGCGCACGATCTATCTTCAGGCCAGAGCTCGGCTTTCACGCCGCAGGGTTCGGGCTACGCCAACGCCCTgggccaccatcaccaccaccatcaccatcatcaccacaccAGCCAGGTGCCCAGCTACGGTGGCGCTGCCTCTGCCGCCTTCAACTCAACGCGCGAGTTTCTGTTCCGCCAGCGCAGCTCCGGGCTCAGTGAGGCGGCCTCGGGTGGCGGGCAGCACGGGCTCTTCGCCGGCTCGGCGAGCAGCCTGCATGCTCCAGCTGGCATCCCCGAGCCCCCTAGCTACTTGCTGTTTCCCGGGCTGCATGAGCAGGGCGCTGGGCACCCGTCGCCCACAGGGCACGTGGACAACAACCAGGTCCACCTGGGGCTGCGTGGGGAGCTGTTCGGCCGTGCTGACCCATACCGCCCAGTGGCCAGCCCGCGCACGGACCCCTACGCGGCCGGCGCTCAGTTTCCTAACTACAGCCCCATGAACATGAACATGGGAGTGAACGTGGCGGCCCACCACGGGCCCGGCGCCTTCTTCCGTTATATGCGGCAGCCTATCAAGCAGGAGCTGTCGTGCAAGTGGATCGACGAGGCTCAGCTGAGCCGGCCCAAGAAGAGCTGCGACCGGACCTTCAGCACCATGCATGAGCTGGTGACACATGTCACCATGGAGCATGTGGGGGGCCCGGAGCAGAACAACCACGTCTGCTACTGGGAGGAGTGCCCCCGGGAGGGCAAGTCTTTCAAGGCGAAGTACAAACTGGTCAACCACATCCGAGTGCACACGGGCGAGAAGCCCTTCCCATGCCCCTTCCCGGGCTGCGGGAAGATCTTTGCCCGTTCTGAGAACCTCAAGATCCACAAGAGGACCCACACAG GTGAGAAACCTTTCAAATGTGAATTTGAAGGCTGTGACAGACGCTTTGCCAACAGCAGCGACCGTAAGAAGCACATGCATGTGCATACCTCGGACAAGCCCTATATCTGCAAAGTGTGCGACAAGTCCTACACGCACCCGAGCTCCCTGCGCAAACACATGAAG GTTCATGAATCTCAAGGGTCAGATTCCTCCCCTGCTGCCAGTTCAGGCTATGAATCTTCCACTCCACCCGCTATAGCTTCTGCAAACAGTAAAGATACCACTAAAACCCCTTCTGCAGTTCAAACTAGCACCAGCCACAACCCTGGACTTCCTCCTAATTTTAACGAATGGTACGTCTGA
- the ZIC3 gene encoding zinc finger protein ZIC 3 isoform 2 (isoform 2 is encoded by transcript variant 2) yields MTMLLDGGPQFPGLGVGSFGAPRHHEMPNREPAGMGLNPFGDSTHAAAAAAAAAAFKLSPAAAHDLSSGQSSAFTPQGSGYANALGHHHHHHHHHHHTSQVPSYGGAASAAFNSTREFLFRQRSSGLSEAASGGGQHGLFAGSASSLHAPAGIPEPPSYLLFPGLHEQGAGHPSPTGHVDNNQVHLGLRGELFGRADPYRPVASPRTDPYAAGAQFPNYSPMNMNMGVNVAAHHGPGAFFRYMRQPIKQELSCKWIDEAQLSRPKKSCDRTFSTMHELVTHVTMEHVGGPEQNNHVCYWEECPREGKSFKAKYKLVNHIRVHTGEKPFPCPFPGCGKIFARSENLKIHKRTHTGEKPFKCEFEGCDRRFANSSDRKKHMHVHTSDKPYICKVCDKSYTHPSSLRKHMKCCPAWYPGQSLIPDEELDTDVGMQQPALHNTTYPKCRVNAEPTVQEMIY; encoded by the exons ATGACGATGCTCCTGGACGGAGGCCCGCAGTTCCCTGGGCTGGGAGTGGGCAGCTTCGGCGCGCCGCGCCACCACGAGATGCCCAACCGTGAGCCGGCAGGCATGGGGCTGAATCCCTTCGGGGACTCAACccacgccgccgccgccgccgccgccgccgctgccttCAAGCTGAGCCCTGCCGCGGCGCACGATCTATCTTCAGGCCAGAGCTCGGCTTTCACGCCGCAGGGTTCGGGCTACGCCAACGCCCTgggccaccatcaccaccaccatcaccatcatcaccacaccAGCCAGGTGCCCAGCTACGGTGGCGCTGCCTCTGCCGCCTTCAACTCAACGCGCGAGTTTCTGTTCCGCCAGCGCAGCTCCGGGCTCAGTGAGGCGGCCTCGGGTGGCGGGCAGCACGGGCTCTTCGCCGGCTCGGCGAGCAGCCTGCATGCTCCAGCTGGCATCCCCGAGCCCCCTAGCTACTTGCTGTTTCCCGGGCTGCATGAGCAGGGCGCTGGGCACCCGTCGCCCACAGGGCACGTGGACAACAACCAGGTCCACCTGGGGCTGCGTGGGGAGCTGTTCGGCCGTGCTGACCCATACCGCCCAGTGGCCAGCCCGCGCACGGACCCCTACGCGGCCGGCGCTCAGTTTCCTAACTACAGCCCCATGAACATGAACATGGGAGTGAACGTGGCGGCCCACCACGGGCCCGGCGCCTTCTTCCGTTATATGCGGCAGCCTATCAAGCAGGAGCTGTCGTGCAAGTGGATCGACGAGGCTCAGCTGAGCCGGCCCAAGAAGAGCTGCGACCGGACCTTCAGCACCATGCATGAGCTGGTGACACATGTCACCATGGAGCATGTGGGGGGCCCGGAGCAGAACAACCACGTCTGCTACTGGGAGGAGTGCCCCCGGGAGGGCAAGTCTTTCAAGGCGAAGTACAAACTGGTCAACCACATCCGAGTGCACACGGGCGAGAAGCCCTTCCCATGCCCCTTCCCGGGCTGCGGGAAGATCTTTGCCCGTTCTGAGAACCTCAAGATCCACAAGAGGACCCACACAG GTGAGAAACCTTTCAAATGTGAATTTGAAGGCTGTGACAGACGCTTTGCCAACAGCAGCGACCGTAAGAAGCACATGCATGTGCATACCTCGGACAAGCCCTATATCTGCAAAGTGTGCGACAAGTCCTACACGCACCCGAGCTCCCTGCGCAAACACATGAAG tGTTGTCCTGCTTGGTATCCGGGACAGTCTCTAATTCCTGACGAAGAACTTGATACTGACGTTGGTATGCAGCAGCCAGCCCTCCATAACACTACCTATCCTAAATGCAGGGTTAATGCCGAACCTACTGTGCAAGAAATGATTTACTGA